DNA from Mercenaria mercenaria strain notata unplaced genomic scaffold, MADL_Memer_1 contig_2016, whole genome shotgun sequence:
ttatggcacgccagtTGTCCAGTAATATAACATGAActcaggttcacggtcgaaaagtTAGGATTAACAATCCATAAACTAGGTtcttcaaacgtaaaaccaggttttttgGATACATAACGGGCGTTAACCATTGCttacgcccgtgaacccaggtttatacttgttttttcaattgaactatgaatttcggtcgttattctaagttcatgaccgtgaacctatgtttacggacgtaaacAAGGATTCACGAGTGTAAACTACTTTTTACTAACGTGAACATATgctaacgatcgagaacttaatTTTGTTTAAGAAACTAAGTTTTTCGAatgtaaacctaggttcacgttcgtaaactatggttcgcGCTCGTGAatccaagttcatggtcgtaagcATAGGTTCACctccgtaaacaatggttctcggcaatccaATTATCAAATAACTACATTCTTGGTCGataaactaggattatcgaatactaacatatattttcaaGTGAAAACATAGGACAACGGGCGTAAgccatagtttacgctcttgaaccatgtttacgttcgataaactaggtatCTCGATTGCACTTAACTTGGGTGTACAAACGTGgacctatgttcacgagcgtgaactatggtttacgaagTTAGCCTATGTTTTTGCTCGAAAGAATAGGCTTACATGCTTTTACTTTAGGAAAACCTAGTTTATCCGTCGTTAATCCTAGTCTTTCGactgtgaacctgggttcatgtCACGTCTTTAAACTATGGTTCATTATCTTAAACCTAGACTCACGGTCATAAATAGGGGTTAACGTTCGTAAACGCAGGTTCAGGCTCGTAAATATAGATTCACGGCCGTAAACACTTGTTCACGCCCaaaattcatagttgattttttaatcctaatatatcgaccgtaaaccatggcttacatttgataaactaggtttcttgaATAAACTATGAATTTGGGTCGTTATActatgtggtttgattggattaAGTTCTCGGAACCTGacattttgtaagatattaaattttacggtttcagattcccaagtgagaattatttgccgtttgtctcactaattatgttatccccaATGAAGCTAGCACAATATATTTTTCACCATCTTTAGTCtataatatccttacactaccttcacaagttaatcaagatagttcatcacaacaataccctatgctcgccttaatttgatatagaaaacgcataatatctaagattttgcaaacatctttcccgcagaGTTTTGATCCAGTGTTTTGTcatagccagcctttctgtactttcagtactttgatttcttatagtagcgtattaacaaagcgcagGAACTTTaagtccgtaaacaggaagtacgccatgacgttacagagacgaaaacaacgtaacagttccggttttgttttatcatctacaatgaaacgttatgttatttccgtaaaataacgttttttgaatcgagaaatatattataaggaacaaagaggaactatcaaggtatttaatttCTATCCAGTTTTacgtaaaatattattattaccacatacatcttctgtacatatgtagttcgttatttatttacagcacgagagtcagcTTACAAGATgtagttttccagcaccggtgaaatcaccagaaatccccgtctggtatgcaataAATGGAATAACGTGAAAGCTTGGAATGGACTAAAACCTACATGAACCCCCTTCGGAGTAACATTTACAGCAAATTAAGAGCGTTCCGATACAAGTCCATAAAACGCATCCTTCCTACAAATGACTTCCttcatattaaatgaaaaattgtgAATTCATGTCTTTGTGACCTGTGTAATATGCACACTGAAACACTCATTCACTTGTTCCGGGAATGCACAGTAAGTTAAGCATTCTGGTCAGACGTAACACGTTTCTTACATGACAATAAAATAAACTTGACTACAGAATAACAGCTTTTGGTCTAGTATGTAATGCGAAAACAAAAGATATTGCAAATTTCATACTAGTAATGGCCAAACACTTCTTAAAAATATTCAAGCTGAACAAGCACAAACCAGGTATTGCAAATTTCCTATCAGaatttataaaacaacaaaaacaaactgaaagtATCATAGCACAAACTAAGAATAAACTAGCTACGTATAATTCGAAATCGAGCGATATAAATATCTAAAacagaacatatatatataaatacccgtTTCGAAACACATTAACAACGCTCAGACTAGAAATTCACACAAACGCCAACACTCTTCTACTCTCCTTTTCTAATTCTTATActgattttcttctttattctgtaAGCAATGCCGACTTCAATATTTTTCTGTCAAATAATAAGATTTGTAACCTCGTTTTGTACAACAGTGTAAAATATGTAGAATATTACACGTTGTGTAATCCTTTATATATgtgaaatttaaataaacatcAGCTCCAAATCTAGCATTCAACTCTGAAGTACCAGTTTAAGGCAAACACGGCATagttttttgtttagttttttttttcacattaactTTTGGTTGTTTTCCAATATTACCTGATTTAGTGATGGGTGTTTTGAGCCATTACTTGCAAcatgttcttttattttatcaacaacatCAGTTTCTGTTATATGCGCACTGGCTGATCTTTAAGGTTGTACTTAGTATCTTGTTCAGCTCCTCAAAATACCTTGTATGGTTGATGGAGTTGCACTTTTGGCACGTGCTACCTCCAAACTGCGTGgctattttacttttaaatttggcCATCTACACAAAAAGCCATAAAACCACGTCAAACTCAATGGCCTTTGCTTATCACGTAGTCCAAGATGGACAGCCTAGTCACTCCCAAGAGAATAACCGTAGCTTTTTTCTGCCATTGTAATCAGATGTTGGCTTAGAAAGGCTCCCTGCTCCAGTGACAACATAGGTTGTGGTAATGTTCTGACAGAGTCGGACTCTACTTCCCCCTCACCCTGTCTTTTAGAGTTGTGATTGGTATATTGAACAGTTATGCAACTCTTTCAAAAGGCAGAGTTGGCTCTTTTATCATATCATAGGCATCAGTAATATCCTAGGGGTGACTGAACTCTATATTTCCCTCTGCCAGGACCAGAAGTCTAAAATCAAGAAAATGAATTTGTGAATAATTTTGTtcggttggatttaacgtcgcatcgacacatgataggtcatatggcgactttccagctttaatggtggaggaagaccccaggtgcccctctgtgtattatttcatcacgagcgggcgcctgagtagaaccaccgaccttccgtaagccagctagatggcttcctcacatgaagaatgtaacgccctgagtgaggctcgaacccacatcgacagtgatttgaagtcagcgaccttaaccactcggccacggaggccccaatttGTGAAAAAGGCAATCAAAAATTTGGGTCATATTTTGGACATACCCTGTACTTGTTTTAGAGTGATGACGTCATGAAACCAGTATGGGAGCACAGGGCAGTCGAGGAGATTATTTTTTCATTAGGATTAGGATATTCAGTATTTTAGTTTTTATGAAAGGAATATTTTAGTATTAGTGAAATATCTTGACAAATGGTAAATTTATCTATTCTAGCTTTCATTTACCTTTTTAATGTTCATTTTTCCTGGGAAATATTTCAAAGTGGGCATCTCCCTTGTGTTTATTTCTGCAGTTAAGTCAAGCGGAAGAAATAGGTATACGGCGGAAACTGGTAACATGGGGATATATAGCATTGTTTAGTAATACCTGCCCTGTGGGTCAAACTGGCCATGTACTGAGGTCCATTTGTTTTATTTAGACATATATAAGAAACATTGTAAGTACCATTCGGACTCCATTGGCTCAATTTTGAAATGAATTGATGTATTTGCAGGCAGTCAAGGCCAGTGTTCACTATTATTACAATCTGGCCGGGTTTCGGTTGCATAgtctttatttttaaccatattGTATTATAATATTTGCACCTACATTGATAATATAAATACCCAGGAAAGCGTCAGGTCATGAACGTGCGCCTTtcgtacatgtatgtaatatgctAAGGCTACCATTTGGTTTGTAAGCAACATGTACAAAATTGAATCAGATGAGCGATAAAGGGCCTAATTGTATCTAGTACGCAGtaacaatattttcataaaacttgataaaGAATGTAATACCTGCAAATACAATTCGTATATATAGAGATTTAATTCATTCTGAAAACAATGAAacattagatttttattactgtACGCATAATGTGGTAAATTGAAACCTTCAACAGAATTATCCAATAATTAAATTATTCACTGAAAAATCAAAGTGCGAATTCATCATAAAAATTAGTTTAGGTTGGTAGGGAAGATTTCATAATGTATTCACATAGCAGagtttatatgaaagccatcattCGTCCGTTCATCATGTTGAAATAGTTTccagattctttaaaaaaaatgatatggtAATTCAAAATGGCTGATATAAGAGGCGGCTATTGTAGTGTGTTTGATGCCATTAGCACACTGTTTAATTATTTATCTAGCACACATTCTTTGAAATCGATTATTTTCTGTAGTGTTGTGAGTTTTAGATGTAGACAtggataatattttttatttgaaataaagaacCTATAAATGGTtgagtttaaaataaaaataaattttgtgtgttttatgatctattttgtatttattactcATGAACATCGGGTGAAAGTGATATTGATATCCTCTATGCATGTAATACTAGttttgttttaaggtattaggcccctaatagtaatgtttaaaaaatggcatttgcttggtatattcttacagttgaccgtgcttcgcaattatatgcaaaattttaaaaacttttaccgtgccgtttttttttttataaattttgtgtaatatatggtatttcctaaagctaAAGTAGAGATAAATTTcgaagtggtggcctttatccaaaacgcttccagagaattcattattccattttttttaaagaaacttcaaactattggtaaacaatcatacaacttaaaataaaaactgtcaatatcaacttttctagggtgcctcgagtacacggatttaatcagacagaattctaactccaataTTGAATATaatggtcgaatcctgcgggtctgttttgaactttgctcacttcattaaaaaataaccttggggcagaagtaaaacctacctgcatttcttccacaatatgtaatctaaagaatgaagacaaaataaagaacttttaccgcatgtaactcattatttttaaagatgtctaactctaccccttctgttttagaggtaaattcactttgaacagcaagaaatcgcatatcaaatcatatttttccacttttgtacactAAATCAACAGCAAGTCTTGAACGATGTAAAAATTTACTAGaaacaaaggaaaataagaagaagaaaaaatttggtcccagtagggcttgaacctacgccccctaaaaattgctgtcaaagtaggtttattgtaggaattgaaaaCTCTTCacaaaggaggtactctattatgggcctaataccttaataaaaTTAACTGTTgctttatcataattatcattattattgttattgttattagtattattataataaacaagataACTGCACGAACTAGGAACTATTAATAAATGCTGTCTTTAAGGATGTAGTCTGAAAGAACGTGTGCATGTTCAACTGGAAACAAATGTGAGAATTTACGACAACATTTAcaacaaactaaaaataaatgtatttaactaCTAGGTAAGATGAATTAGACTGTTGACAAAATAGAATACCTAGAATATATATCACAACaggagctgtctccgtaggatgacacatgcccccgatggcactttgaatgaatagttatgggcgatgttagagtttaggacctttgacctacggagctgggtcttgcgcgcgacacatcgtcttactgtgtcacacattcatgcatagttattttaaaatccatgaatgacaaagatatggaccggacatgcccatcaatgcactatcatgaaaaatgatctttaaagtctaaatgtgaccttgacctttgagctacggacctgggtcttgcgtgtgacacgtcgtcttactgtggtacacattcatgccaagttatttgaaaatccatccatcgatgacaaagatatggaccggacacgcccatcaatgcactatcctttaacgtctaagtgtgaccttgacctttgagctacggacctgggtcttgcgcactgcacgtcgtcttactgtggtacacattcatgccaagttatttgaaaatccatccatcgatgacaaagatatggaccggacacgcccatcaatgcactatcctttaacgtctaagtgtgacgacctttgagctacggacctgggtcttgcgcactgcacgtcgtcttactgtggtacacattcatgccaagttatttgaaaatccatccatcgatgacaaagatatggaccggacacgcccatcaatgcactatcctttaacgtctaagtgtgaccttgacctttgagctacggacctgggtcttgcgcactgcacgtcgtcttactgtggtacacattcatgccaagttatttgaaaatccatccatcgatgacaaagatatggaccggacacgaaaattgcggacagaccgacagactgacagaccgacagaccgacagactgacagaccgacagaccgacagacagacggttcaaaaactatatgcctcccttcgggggcataaaaatgactcgcttgatttttttcttaacaaaacaTGGCGCCTATATTTCCGTAACAGAGCATAAATATCGCTCCTACTATGGCTACATTAGGTCATGGCTAAAGAATCAAACGCCTTGAAATTAGATATTTATCCAGAAATTGTTTCTTGACATTTCAAAAGATGATCATTTGTAAATCTAGTGTAAgttattattttacttattatttttattcattgttgtttgttttggtaTTAGAACATTTTATGGTATCTTTTtcttattgtatattttatatttccttattgttattgttattcaatatttCGTTAGTCGTGACTATCAttctatatattgtttttgttagTGTATGCTTGTAATcaatattcagtattttttattcttattgTGAAATTCATTATGTCTATTTGATATttcgtttttatacgcccgaatggACGTAATATGTAATatccccggtgtccgtccgtccgtctgagcCCACATTTGAATACTTAAGTGGCTATGGGAACAATAGGTAACTATACTTCCTCTTTGATGTAATTCATTCAGTAAGACTTTTATGTGACtattttcttttacgtggctaaataGACAATAGACAGAACAAatgagtagccacataaataccgctctataactcttgaacaccttaaaagatttaaaaaaaacttgacacaaaagtttacttcaaggtcaaggtcacacttagggatcaaaggtcatatcgGTTTGTTTCGTGTCCTCTCTGTACTTCTTGAACTGccggaaggatttcaaagaaacttggcaaaaatgttcaccacactgagacgacgtgcagagcgcatgtttcggatgactcgcttcaaggttaaggtcacacttagaggtcaaaggtcatatatgactttccttttgtatattgctctgcattgcagtgctcttctTATCATTCGGCAGATCCCTTTTCAGTTCACTAGCAGtgatttttttcaattacttcccttttattttgaaacttttttattattggacgtagggaaaaaccgagaccacctttctgtagtacaacatgcatggtacctccaattttaggtgtattttgacatacttgTACCtggtaaaataatttttgtggactttgaatattttatgtggATTTGGATTTTTTTGGAagttcttccctttgttgttccagtcctttgggctttaacagtcaagttctttaactTTTTTCcaatcctctgatgtaacccttcggatGTATATTGCCCCGTTTGGCGGAGCTCGTGTTGATGCTGTATATGTGTGACTAATACGCTATAACTTGTTATAGCTATTGTTAAACTTGACATTCATATTcttattatttaaaattgttGTCATATATCTCGTTATTCCTATGGATATTGTGTCATTTTTATCCTTCGGAATGTCCCCTTGGCAACAAGGATTTTCACTGGTTCATTATGAATGAATGTAAAACAATTTCGAAAATTGAAGCCACAGGAAATATACAGTGGTTGATGTCTGTCTGTTGTTGTGTCGCTCCCATAAAAAGTGACATAATGATATTTAGCTTTTGTTCTGTTTTAATGTTTTGGCCTCCTGTCAAAAAGACAGAACACAAATGTCAAAATGGTCAAAAAGATCTTTCTATTCTCTTCAGTGCAAtggcaacaaaataaaaaaaatatctgtcGTTTTATCCTTTGTCGTTGTGACCAGGGAGACAGAACGACATAATGACGGGTAATTTTTTTTAGCAGAGATGGTAAAACGGCTTTTTTGAATATGTGGTAATGTTATTCTATCGACCCGCTACAACGTAGACACCACGAAATTACGATAAAAGCTGAAAATTGTCGTTCTGTTAACAGAAGAAAATTGTCAGGAATTAGCCACAATTATATTTCCTAAGGCATTGATAGTTTATGACGAGCCAAAGGAACCTTATTACAAAGTTAAATTCCAAAGGAAAAAAGTAGAACAGCATCCAATAAGAACAACAAGATGTACAATACAATTAAAGATGTATAATATGAATGACAATTTTTACGAttagaataacgacatatagaattacaatcacaaacatacaataaaaataacgaaatagctaataataataattactatataataaaagttttacGATTTACGAAACATTGATATACAATAACATAACGGTTCATAGAATCAAAATAACTTAATTGACAATATGAATATTTGTACATTGAATAACATTACATTAATAACAATAATGCTAACGCACATGCAATAAAAGTAACATGAATATGATATCTTGTCATAACAGATGAGAATGTTTTGCTAAAAGGTCCTTTTTAACCTTTAATACGTGTAAGTTATGGAAGTACTTTTGCAGACACCCAAATCAAGGAACAGACAATGAAGCTAGACAGTATATGAAAGCCAGTTCGGATGAATGTACAAGTAAGTGTTTACTTGAAACATGTATAAAACATTCTAGCATTCTTAGAACTAAATTGTATCTCTTAACGACCATCTATTCGAAATGAAACTGATTtgataaatatgcaaaataagcATTCCGTTTTGAACGAACTAAATATCTGAAATCAGCAGTAACGCTTTTTTATAATGACAAATATAAAAGCACCTATCAATTTGAGTTACTTTCTCCGACAGTggaaatcagaaaataaaacgaAAGCATAGAAAACAGCCACGCAAGTAATGGCAAGTAATGGCAGACTTGGTTTGAATCATGTTCGAAGAGTCCAGAGAAAAAATCTCTTAAAATGATTACAGGAACATCTTAGGTGTAAGAAAATCGAAGGTGGTGGTGTCGCATCATGGTGCAACAACTGTACTTCTTTACCCGTGGGTTATTCATGtcccaaaataaaaatattttagtaattgAAACGTTTGAAGATTCTTTTGGTGAAAAAAGCTAAAATCCAGTATCGTTCCATTATGTTCTTTTTAATTAGTTTTAGATTTTCAGTTTATAACCAGAAGTTACATAAATAAGTTCCATGCTATGTAAACACTcgcacaaaaacaaaaattaagcaTATTTACAGTTTCTGAATGGATTTTTGTAGCAAAACAGATCTGAAAGTGAGTGGGTTAAATTAAACCCTCAATTTGGCAAATTTTTAATTCACAGAAATCGGATGATTTTCATTCAAGCATAATATCAAAGTTTTGATAATGATGGAATGCATATTCTGTCACATGctttgtccggtccataactttgccatctaTGAAGGGAGTTTGAAATCACTTGGTATAGTGTTCCTAATAATgaaacgacatgtcatgcgcaaacccagacccctagctccaaggtcaatgtcaatgtcacacaGGTCTAAGATTAACagagtctgttttgtgtccactccataactctgccattcatgaagagTTCAATCAATATCAGTTACGAAATTGAAAAGCTagcctgtaaaatattcaacagcttGATTTTATCCGAAATGGCATTATCCAAATTTGGCAcagtttttaaatgtaaaatctaGCTTACGGTCTACATGGTAAATTGTATTTGATGACATTCTTGTATACAAAACAAGTTTAACAGTAACAATGCAAGACGTGCAACAAAATCCATTCGACACTATTCAGTTTATTAGGATAACAAAACGAATAGAAACGAAGTTACTACACAATCTTTACTTATGACTTCTGTACATTGTTAGTATGCTGCCCTGCTACTTAGAATATATTGTATTGGCATGCACTATGTTTTGCGAAAAATGTCCCTATTCTGAGAACGTTGGTatttctgttacaaattcttgtttctaattgaaataaaaatgaagtcttaataaaataagtaaaatcatttgtcatgttaaaatcaatatatttttaaaactttactttctgtttctttctgttgtcttaaaaatgtaaacaaagttcTATATTTGATTTGACTGTATCTTTTTTTCATACATATGAAAAGGaggaaaagaaatcaaaatcAATAACTGATGATTTCCTTTCAACATTTGGAAGCGAGTCAAGTTTTACCTAAAAAGTCCGAAATACATAATTAATCAAACCTATGCATGACATTCAATTTACATGTTTGGCCACTGTGTATATGTTGATCAAGATTAAATGAACTTAAGCTAAGTAACATACAAGgcaatatcaaattttaacagTAAGTGACATATTCAAATGACAGTGATTAAATACAATGTGAATAGAGTCCCCTTTTAAAAGACTCTTGTCAAGCATTAATACagaataatgataattgtttttaGTATTGATAAGAttcattaatgtttcaaaaatgcatttaaaatctgTTAAAACTACTGTTATTATTTCAGGCATACGTATAGAAGACCAGACGGATACTGATGGTGTAGATGAAGTTTCCACTCGTGAATCTGGAATTTTCACAACCTGGAAACAGTGTATTGCCGAAATGGATATACCTGGAATAAACAAATTATTAGATAAAGAGTTATTGCCTACCGCTTCCGAGCTGAATGGAGCATGCTCTGCTTTTAAGAGGCGTTCACCAATTGTTGCACGTATATGTGgtaaaatatgtaaagaaattaAGAATGTGTCCGAGGATATAACTTCGACTTGGGCCGCCTATCCCTATCCCTGTAAAAGCAAGGACGAGGAATGTAATGTCATATTTGTTGTCTACACGAAACAGCCAAAATGTCCTAATATTTGTTTTCGTGACTTTAGAATTTATCAAAGAGGGGAATCGGAATTTAGTGAAGAAAGTAAAACTGTTGTGTCTCTTGACATAACACCACATGATGAAGACAATCAATTAATAGACATAGAAAATCTGCAAATGATAATAGAAAATAACGCAGACACTCTTCTAGATAAGCACAGCAATATAAATGCAATCACATCAGGTATTAAAAAGTCTGTTGGTTACATGCAAAATCATCACATTCAAAAACGTGTATTGTGTGTTGTAATTTATGTCCATGTAAAAGGCCTCATACCATTAGAAGAAGATCCCTTCCCCTCGTATATCGATAAATACCCAACGGACGTACTGGAAGGAGATGTGACACTTTTCAATAAAGGACCGTTCGATTATCGAGAACACGTAATTATGGGATTAGCAATCAAAGCAAGTAATATGAACAGCTATGGTACTCTTGGAGGGTTTGTTATGTCGGATAAATATGGTGTTTGCGCTTTGACGTGTTGTCATTGCTTATTTAATGAAAACGAAATTTCGCAAATAAATTCAAATGGTGGCAATCTACCAGTCGATCTTCAAAATTGCACTACAGTGTATCAAGCATGTCGTCAGGAATCAAAGTCGTTTGGTACAGTAGCTGAAGTTATTCATGATGAAAAAATGGATGTAGCACTTATAAACGTGATTGATAGGTTTCCAGAATCAGGTGAATTTCCAGAAACAGATTTAGAAACAGGTAATATGTAGTGATGTTTCACAGAAAGTTATAGGTATGTGGTATCAACGATACATTGGTACGTTACAGTGCACATACATTTTAAAGTTATCTTAAGGGCATAAAAAGTAGTAAGTATACAAACTTTCCTCAAAGGTAGAGGTTATATCCATTATTTTGCGAGAGAATTTCAAATTTCGATAGAGCTAAATCATTTCTATGACAAAATAgttattcattttgtataaacagtGATACAATATTATAGCTAAAGAGCATGCATTCCATTATTTCGATTGCTCACAGTGTAAAGTTGTAATCCTGGTTTCAATTTGTACCTCGATTGTACGTCTGCCTAGCGATAAACTGGAAGTTTTTCACGCTTCAATAGAAACATTTAGGTCGCACTTATGTTCCTGTGTATTATAGGGATATGATAGCCCCTTGATATTCCTGGTATTATAGggatatgtaaattttaaaacacGTTCAAAGCATAAGCTCTTGTTTTCATGGAGTAGGCGAAGGGCTATatgcttttataaaaataaagataagtATATCAAAAACTCTCgctttgtatatataatatactgttattttattaaaatccaaACATTCAGTTTACAAATTGAACTATACATACGTGAAAATATCACAAACACATATGCAAGTCATTATTCGTTATTAAAGCATGTAATTATACATTCATTCACGCTCTGTATGTTTGatgtaatatatgtaaaataattctGACAAATAAGAAGTATCATAGTTACGTTCTGGGCAGTTACTAATAATATATGATGTACAAATGAAAATTCAGACTAGAAACAGTACAGTATCAGGATAATAATAGTTTAGTTCCGAAATCTTATAGCCTATATCAAtagtttttcaaatttatatacaGCTCAAGACTGTTTTTTATAGAGTCATGGTAGATTAATGTcgatatttatgattttatggactatcaattttattttaattgcGGTTCTATTATGTAAATTTCTCCGTTACCTTTATTTCCAATCAATGTAGTTCTTATTTTCCTCGTTTATCACTCAAAGAAAGACAAGTATCAAGTTGATATTCTCGAAAATTACGGTGTTTGGTACCTCTGGTGAGTGGAAAGCATAATTACGTAAATTTTGGTATTATTAATGTTTTGGCTATGTGTATTCACCACACCTTTTAGTACGCATCCTTTTTGGTCAGTATCtattattttgtgtatattttagaAGTTATTTGCTAACACCCTTGCAgctattttatatttgtaattattattCAAGAGTATTATTGATCGCCAGTTATTTAGAATTTTTGGTTCTCCTTTTATATATATCAATAGCATTAGTCCTAACCGGTGTGTATCTGatagttttgttttcataaaaccTTCATTTAGGGTGTCAGTAACATTTAGGGAATCAGTAACAAATTTGCTGTATTTGTGCCTTCAGATTTATAAAGTATTTCATAAGGCTTCGTCCTTCAGTATGTTTGAAATACCtgttatatt
Protein-coding regions in this window:
- the LOC123539618 gene encoding uncharacterized protein LOC123539618, coding for MKASSDECTSIRIEDQTDTDGVDEVSTRESGIFTTWKQCIAEMDIPGINKLLDKELLPTASELNGACSAFKRRSPIVARICGKICKEIKNVSEDITSTWAAYPYPCKSKDEECNVIFVVYTKQPKCPNICFRDFRIYQRGESEFSEESKTVVSLDITPHDEDNQLIDIENLQMIIENNADTLLDKHSNINAITSGIKKSVGYMQNHHIQKRVLCVVIYVHVKGLIPLEEDPFPSYIDKYPTDVLEGDVTLFNKGPFDYREHVIMGLAIKASNMNSYGTLGGFVMSDKYGVCALTCCHCLFNENEISQINSNGGNLPVDLQNCTTVYQACRQESKSFGTVAEVIHDEKMDVALINVIDRFPESGEFPETDLETGDSNPPEFYSGRIREPNDIQRGTDVFKFGISTNFTKGRFNLPSKLVVLNKRFRRRVFKGQIEVISTDGSFAKEGDSGALIFLTERKRTFCLGLIVAGFTDGTVLATPIGKILTALECPNRLMSFRPVNRLSGDSGVVEMEVDDD